The Trichosurus vulpecula isolate mTriVul1 chromosome 4, mTriVul1.pri, whole genome shotgun sequence genome contains a region encoding:
- the FEV gene encoding protein FEV yields MRQSGASQPLLLNMYLPDSVGESLFKEGKSGWGPLSPAVQKGSGQIQLWQFLLELLADRANAGCIAWEGGHGEFKLTDPDEVARRWGERKSKPNMNYDKLSRALRYYYDKNIMSKVHGKRYAYRFDFQGLAQACQPPPAHAHAHAAAAAAAAAAAAHDGALYKLPAALAPLPFPGLSKLNLVTASAGVAPASFSYWPGPAPAAAATAAAAAAALYPNPGLQPPPGPFGAVATASHLGGVGGHYH; encoded by the exons ATGAGACAGAGCGGCGCCTCCCAGCCTCTGCTGCTGAACATGTACCTGCCAG ATTCGGTTGGGGAGAGTCTTTTCAAGGAAGGCAAGAGTGGCTGGGGGCCGCTGAGCCCCGCAGTGCAGAAAG GCAGCGGCCAGATCCAGCTGTGGCAGTTCCTGCTGGAGCTGCTCGCGGACCGGGCGAACGCGGGCTGCATCGCGTGGGAGGGCGGCCACGGTGAGTTCAAGCTGACCGACCCGGACGAGGTGGCAAGGCGCTGGGGAGAGCGCAAGAGCAAGCCTAACATGAATTACGACAAGCTGAGCCGGGCGCTGCGCTACTACTACGACAAGAACATCATGAGCAAAGTTCACGGAAAGCGCTACGCTTACCGCTTCGACTTCCAGGGCCTGGCCCAAGCCTGCCAGCCCCCGCCGGCTCACGCGCACGCCCACGCCGCGGCCGCCGCGGCCGCCGCAGCTGCAGCAGCCCACGACGGTGCGCTCTACAAGCTGCCCGCAGCCCTGGCGCCTTTGCCCTTTCCCGGCCTCTCCAAACTCAACCTCGTGACGGCTTCCGCCGGGGTGGCCCCCGCCAGCTTCTCCTATTGGCCCGGCCCAGCCCCTGCAGCAGCGGCAACGGCGGCCGCTGCCGCTGCAGCTCTGTATCCCAACCCTGGCCTCCAGCCTCCCCCTGGGCCCTTCGGGGCTGTGGCCACCGCCTCGCACCTCGGAGGAGTGGGGGGGCATTATCACTGA